Proteins co-encoded in one Rhodococcus sp. PAMC28707 genomic window:
- a CDS encoding Na+/H+ antiporter produces MDGPILLLVVIAAVAVAGFAKRLDLQVPLVLVAVGSVASFIPGVPHVTLAPQLILGVVLPPLLYSAALNFSFVSFRKNLAHILRLGIVMVLVTTFAVGYFANWLVPEFTLGAALVLGAVVAPPDAVAAIAVGRKLGLPSRMMAILTGESLVNDAAALTLFTLAVASVTGQRIAIDSPVLFFAYEIVGGVLVGLVLAGIVRFVRSRIQDSALETVLGLVLPFAAYLAAEEIHASGVLAVVTAGFVLGRVTADVAVTTRIQERQVWPTLDLLLEAFVFAYMGLQLKFVIEDVRADGLPVLHIFAYALVILAFVIAVRPGWIFLNTGRRILVQKLVRKNKPENSDAPGLTWRQNLVLSWAGMRGVVTLAAAAGVPLVTDAGDPFPGRGVIQAVAFVVAVGTLLIQGLTLPHLIRRLDVADPLEQQQHDEQWALARAISRTSAEKYMTAAAREGLPGVSAESVDAVLERVRRSVRARMDADETEDHEERAAAAGALFDALRRNVLVAQRAALVQARDSGELDDEVLRDVLDGLDVEEAAAEARIDRRNR; encoded by the coding sequence GTGGACGGACCCATCCTGCTTCTCGTCGTCATCGCCGCTGTTGCCGTCGCTGGGTTCGCCAAGCGTCTCGACCTCCAGGTTCCGCTGGTTCTGGTCGCAGTGGGGTCCGTTGCATCGTTCATCCCGGGCGTGCCGCACGTGACGCTCGCACCGCAACTGATCCTCGGCGTCGTACTGCCGCCGTTGCTGTATTCGGCGGCACTGAACTTCTCGTTCGTCAGTTTCCGTAAGAACCTTGCGCACATTCTGCGGCTCGGGATCGTGATGGTTCTCGTCACGACCTTTGCCGTCGGTTACTTCGCCAACTGGCTGGTGCCGGAATTCACGCTCGGAGCGGCGCTCGTGCTGGGGGCAGTCGTCGCCCCGCCCGATGCCGTGGCTGCCATCGCGGTGGGCCGTAAGCTCGGGCTGCCGTCCCGGATGATGGCGATTCTCACCGGGGAAAGCCTCGTCAACGATGCCGCAGCGTTGACGCTGTTCACCTTGGCGGTCGCCTCGGTGACCGGGCAACGCATCGCCATCGACTCACCGGTCCTGTTCTTCGCATACGAGATCGTCGGTGGTGTCCTCGTCGGCCTCGTTCTTGCAGGCATAGTGCGGTTCGTCCGGTCTCGGATTCAGGACTCGGCGCTCGAGACCGTCCTCGGGCTCGTGCTTCCCTTTGCGGCGTATCTGGCCGCCGAGGAGATTCACGCCTCGGGTGTGTTGGCCGTCGTCACAGCTGGTTTCGTGTTGGGCCGCGTGACGGCCGATGTCGCGGTGACAACCAGAATTCAGGAACGTCAGGTGTGGCCGACGCTCGACCTTCTGCTCGAGGCGTTCGTGTTCGCCTACATGGGTTTGCAACTGAAGTTCGTCATCGAGGACGTTCGAGCGGACGGCCTGCCGGTGCTGCATATCTTCGCGTATGCGCTCGTGATTCTCGCCTTCGTCATCGCCGTGCGTCCAGGGTGGATATTTCTCAACACCGGTCGCCGGATCCTGGTGCAAAAATTGGTGCGCAAGAACAAACCCGAGAACTCCGACGCGCCCGGCCTGACGTGGCGCCAAAACCTCGTCCTGTCGTGGGCCGGGATGCGCGGCGTGGTGACACTTGCTGCGGCGGCCGGTGTTCCGCTCGTCACGGACGCAGGAGATCCGTTCCCCGGGCGTGGAGTCATCCAAGCCGTTGCCTTCGTCGTCGCGGTCGGCACCTTGCTGATCCAAGGGTTGACGCTTCCGCATCTGATTCGTCGCTTGGACGTTGCCGACCCACTCGAGCAGCAGCAGCACGACGAGCAGTGGGCTCTCGCGAGGGCCATCTCCCGCACATCGGCCGAAAAGTACATGACAGCCGCTGCGCGCGAGGGCCTTCCGGGTGTGAGTGCAGAATCCGTCGATGCCGTTCTCGAACGAGTGCGAAGATCAGTCCGCGCCCGAATGGACGCCGACGAAACCGAGGACCATGAGGAACGGGCAGCCGCTGCAGGGGCACTGTTCGACGCGCTTCGCCGAAACGTTCTGGTGGCGCAGCGTGCCGCCCTTGTCCAAGCGCGAGACTCCGGCGAACTCGACGACGAGGTTCTTCGAGACGTCCTCGACGGTCTCGACGTCGAAGAGGCTGCCGCCGAGGCTCGCATCGATCGTAGGAACAGGTAG
- a CDS encoding antitoxin encodes MSFADSMKGLIEKGQKAAAENSDKIEQAVDKAGDFVDKKTGGKYADQIDKVQDAAKNAIPDK; translated from the coding sequence ATGAGTTTTGCAGATTCGATGAAGGGCCTTATCGAAAAGGGGCAGAAAGCTGCCGCCGAGAACTCGGACAAGATCGAGCAGGCCGTGGACAAAGCTGGAGACTTCGTCGACAAGAAGACCGGCGGAAAGTACGCCGACCAGATCGACAAGGTCCAGGACGCCGCAAAGAACGCCATTCCGGACAAGTAA
- a CDS encoding HAD-IC family P-type ATPase, with amino-acid sequence MSIETDAQRENGLTEAEVATLRSEGKSNDVPARASRSVKEIVRGNVFTRINAILGVLLAIVLSTGSIIDGMFGLLIVANSGIGIIQEIRAKRTLDALAIVGQSKPVVRRDGRSREVAPDEVVLGDIIELGSGDQIVVDGVAIESDSLEIDESLLTGEADTIHKQVDGEVLSGSFVVAGSGAYRATKVGHDAYAAKLADEASKFTLVHSELRSGIDKILKFITYLMIPAGALIIYNQLFSSGQSLGPALNGMVAALVPMVPEGLVLMTSIAFAVGVVRLGRRQCLVQELPAIEGLARVDVVCADKTGTLTENGMRLAELRVVDPGDAEVLPPVLAALAKDDPRPNASVLAIAEAYPDAPGWTQTAVAPFSSAKKWSGLSYGDKGNWLLGAPDVLLDPQSDTARAAEEAGSAGLRVLLLASSNLPVDDPSAPGEVTPRALIVLEQKVRTDARETLEFFASQSVAVKVISGDNAVSVGAVASSLGLTSSPIDGRDLPENSEELADTVENSTTFGRVRPDQKRAMVGALQSRGHTVAMTGDGVNDVLALKDADIGVAMGSGSAATRAVAQIVLLDNKFATLPYVVGEGRRVIGNIERVSNLFLTKTVYSVLLAFLIGLTGVLSQIFHFEPIPYPFLPRHVTIAAWFTIGIPAFVLSLAPNNERARTGFVSRVMRLAIPSGVIVGVATFVSYLLAYQGADATEAQTIQASTTALITLIMIALWVLAVVARPYVWWKIALLAGSVVGYLLLFTIPFCRTFFKLDPSNVAMTTSAIVIGAVGIVAVEAAWWISAALHGEKRRLFGAMPVGGAT; translated from the coding sequence ATGTCGATCGAAACGGACGCGCAGCGCGAGAACGGACTCACCGAAGCAGAGGTGGCGACACTTCGATCCGAGGGCAAGTCCAACGACGTCCCGGCCCGCGCGAGCCGGTCTGTCAAGGAAATCGTTCGTGGCAACGTCTTCACCCGCATCAACGCGATTTTGGGTGTTCTGCTGGCCATCGTGCTGTCGACGGGTTCGATCATCGACGGCATGTTCGGGCTGCTGATCGTCGCGAACAGTGGCATCGGCATCATTCAGGAGATTCGGGCCAAGAGAACTCTCGACGCGCTTGCGATCGTCGGGCAGAGCAAACCGGTCGTCAGGCGTGATGGTCGGTCCAGGGAAGTCGCGCCGGACGAGGTGGTGCTCGGTGACATCATCGAGCTGGGTTCGGGTGATCAGATCGTCGTGGACGGGGTGGCGATCGAATCGGACAGTCTCGAGATCGACGAATCGCTGTTGACCGGAGAGGCCGACACCATTCACAAGCAGGTCGACGGCGAGGTGTTGTCGGGGAGTTTCGTCGTCGCTGGGAGTGGTGCCTATCGGGCGACGAAGGTCGGTCACGATGCTTATGCCGCCAAGCTTGCCGACGAGGCGAGCAAGTTCACGCTCGTACATTCCGAACTGCGTAGCGGCATCGACAAGATTTTGAAATTCATCACCTATCTGATGATTCCGGCGGGCGCCCTGATCATCTACAACCAGTTGTTCTCGAGCGGACAGTCTCTCGGACCTGCGCTGAACGGCATGGTCGCGGCGTTGGTTCCGATGGTTCCCGAGGGTCTGGTGCTGATGACCTCGATCGCCTTCGCCGTCGGAGTGGTCCGACTCGGCCGGCGGCAATGTCTTGTGCAGGAACTGCCCGCGATCGAGGGTCTAGCGCGCGTGGATGTGGTGTGCGCCGACAAGACAGGAACGCTCACCGAGAACGGTATGCGGCTGGCGGAACTGCGGGTCGTCGATCCCGGTGATGCCGAGGTCCTGCCGCCGGTTCTCGCGGCGCTGGCGAAGGACGATCCTCGGCCGAACGCGAGCGTGCTCGCCATTGCCGAGGCGTACCCCGACGCTCCCGGTTGGACGCAGACCGCGGTGGCTCCGTTTTCCTCGGCAAAGAAATGGAGCGGATTGTCTTACGGCGACAAGGGGAATTGGCTGCTCGGCGCGCCGGATGTCCTGCTCGACCCGCAATCGGACACCGCGCGGGCCGCCGAGGAAGCCGGATCGGCCGGCCTGCGGGTCCTGTTGTTGGCGAGCAGCAACCTCCCCGTCGACGACCCCTCCGCCCCGGGCGAGGTGACGCCCCGCGCCTTGATCGTTCTCGAGCAGAAGGTGCGCACGGATGCCCGTGAAACACTCGAATTCTTCGCAAGCCAGTCCGTTGCCGTCAAGGTCATCTCCGGTGACAATGCGGTCTCGGTCGGGGCTGTCGCCAGTTCGCTCGGTCTGACAAGTTCGCCGATCGATGGACGCGATCTGCCGGAGAATTCGGAAGAGTTGGCCGACACCGTCGAGAATTCGACGACTTTCGGACGGGTGCGGCCGGATCAGAAACGAGCGATGGTCGGCGCGCTGCAGTCGCGCGGGCACACCGTCGCGATGACCGGTGACGGAGTCAACGACGTACTCGCCCTCAAGGATGCCGACATCGGTGTGGCTATGGGTTCGGGTAGCGCGGCAACTCGTGCCGTCGCGCAGATCGTGTTGTTGGACAACAAGTTCGCGACACTGCCGTATGTGGTCGGTGAAGGTCGCCGGGTGATCGGCAACATCGAGCGCGTATCGAACTTGTTTCTGACCAAGACCGTCTACTCGGTGTTGCTGGCGTTCCTCATCGGGCTGACCGGGGTGTTGTCGCAGATCTTCCACTTCGAACCGATTCCGTATCCGTTCCTCCCGCGGCACGTGACCATTGCGGCCTGGTTCACGATCGGTATTCCGGCATTCGTTCTCTCTCTTGCGCCCAACAACGAGCGTGCCCGAACCGGCTTCGTATCCCGTGTGATGCGTTTGGCGATTCCCTCTGGAGTGATCGTCGGTGTCGCAACGTTCGTGTCGTATCTACTCGCCTACCAGGGCGCCGACGCCACCGAAGCGCAAACCATCCAGGCGAGTACGACAGCATTGATCACCTTGATCATGATCGCGTTATGGGTGCTCGCGGTCGTCGCCAGACCGTACGTGTGGTGGAAGATCGCGCTGCTCGCGGGATCGGTAGTCGGCTACCTACTGCTGTTCACCATTCCGTTCTGCCGCACGTTCTTCAAGCTCGACCCGTCGAACGTCGCTATGACCACGTCGGCGATCGTCATCGGGGCCGTGGGTATCGTCGCGGTCGAGGCCGCCTGGTGGATCAGTGCCGCTCTGCACGGTGAAAAGCGTCGACTGTTCGGTGCCATGCCGGTGGGCGGAGCGACGTAG
- a CDS encoding MBL fold metallo-hydrolase yields MTKKTIVPIALAAAGAAWLTRAAWGLPAQLGAGTAKIAPYAAGSSRYRDRRFHNSEPSSSFTGGGDESILRSLMRGRSQGRPSRPVPLAPLIAPVDAGDIAVTWYGHSSVLIEVDGVRVLADPVWSNRVSPSTVVGPARLHPSPAPLDALPRVDVIVISHDHYDHLDKATVQQLAGLHDAPFVVPLGIGAHLLRWQIPQDRIIELDWDEQIEVAGLTITCTEARHFSGRGLRRDLTQWASWAFAGASHRVFFGGDTGYTTKFAEIGAKYGPFDLTLLPVGAYDPRWADIHMNPEEAVRAHGDLGGDVLVPVHWATFNLAFHPWSEPIVRLTAAAEQSDVKVAVPMPGQRVDLARGSVDDRWWARLG; encoded by the coding sequence GTGACGAAGAAAACGATAGTGCCGATCGCGCTCGCGGCTGCCGGTGCGGCCTGGCTGACCAGGGCTGCCTGGGGTTTGCCGGCGCAACTGGGAGCCGGGACCGCCAAGATCGCCCCGTATGCCGCGGGGTCCTCGCGATATCGTGACCGACGTTTCCACAACTCCGAGCCGAGTTCGAGCTTCACCGGAGGTGGCGACGAGTCGATCCTGCGGTCGCTGATGCGCGGTCGTTCGCAGGGGCGGCCGAGCCGTCCGGTTCCGCTCGCCCCGTTGATCGCGCCCGTCGATGCCGGCGATATCGCAGTGACCTGGTACGGCCATTCGAGCGTCCTCATCGAGGTCGACGGGGTCCGTGTGTTGGCCGATCCAGTGTGGAGCAACCGGGTATCTCCGTCCACGGTCGTCGGACCCGCGCGATTGCATCCGAGCCCTGCGCCGCTCGACGCGTTACCACGTGTCGACGTGATCGTCATTTCCCACGATCATTACGACCATCTCGACAAGGCGACCGTGCAGCAGCTCGCGGGCCTGCACGATGCACCGTTCGTCGTACCGCTCGGGATCGGTGCTCACCTTCTTCGGTGGCAAATTCCTCAGGACCGAATCATCGAGCTGGATTGGGACGAGCAGATCGAGGTCGCCGGGCTGACGATCACGTGCACCGAGGCGCGGCACTTCTCCGGACGTGGGCTCAGGCGGGATCTGACGCAGTGGGCGTCGTGGGCCTTCGCCGGCGCCTCGCACCGCGTCTTCTTCGGCGGCGACACCGGATACACCACCAAATTCGCCGAGATCGGTGCCAAGTACGGCCCGTTCGATCTCACGTTGTTACCGGTCGGGGCCTACGACCCACGCTGGGCGGACATTCACATGAATCCCGAGGAAGCGGTGCGCGCTCACGGAGACCTCGGCGGCGACGTTCTCGTCCCGGTGCATTGGGCGACATTCAATTTGGCGTTCCATCCGTGGTCGGAGCCGATCGTCCGATTGACCGCGGCAGCCGAGCAGTCGGACGTGAAGGTTGCGGTACCGATGCCTGGCCAACGGGTAGACCTCGCGCGGGGGTCGGTCGACGACCGTTGGTGGGCTCGGCTGGGCTGA
- the htpG gene encoding molecular chaperone HtpG, which yields MTTEQREFQAETRQLLDLMVHSIYSNKDSFLRELISNSSDALDKLRLESYQNKDLDVDVSDLHIELDIDKEARTLTIRDNGIGMSRAEVIDLIGTLAKSGTAEVRKKLKEAKDAAASEELIGQFGIGFYSTFMVAEKVTLLTRRAGEATATKWESTGEGTYEISDVEDAPQGSSVTLHLKPADEEDHLHDYADERKVKELVKKYSDFIAWPIRIDVEKRVTSPKDENGEGGEETVTIETETVNSQKALWTRSKDEVSEEEYKEFYKHVSHAWDEPLEVIPFKAEGTFEYQALLFIPSQAPFDLFMREGKTGVHLYVKRVFIMDDCEELMPEYLRFVRGVVDAADLSLNVSREILQQDRQIRAIRRRLTRKVLATIKEMQAEQPEKYKTFWSQFGRAIKEGLISDNDNRETLLGISSFASTNSEDGVTTLAEYVDRMKDGQEQIYYMTGESRSQIESSPHMEAFKARGLEVLLLTDSVDEVWVGNVPDFDGKEFQSISKGEVDLDTEEEKKEAEAQREEQDKDFADLLTWMTETLGDEVKEVRLSSRLTTSPACVVGDEFSFSPQLEKMYKASGQFLPPSKRILELNPVHDLVTGLKKAREDRSEDPTLAETAELLYATALLAEGTELKDPAKFSRLLADRLTRTV from the coding sequence ATGACCACGGAACAGCGGGAATTTCAGGCGGAGACGCGACAACTCCTCGACTTGATGGTTCACTCCATCTACTCCAACAAGGACAGCTTTCTACGCGAGCTGATTTCCAACTCCTCCGATGCACTCGACAAGCTGCGCCTCGAGTCATATCAGAACAAAGACCTCGACGTCGACGTCTCCGATCTACACATCGAGCTCGACATCGACAAAGAGGCACGCACACTCACCATCCGCGACAACGGCATCGGCATGTCGCGCGCTGAGGTCATCGACCTCATCGGCACGCTCGCCAAGTCGGGCACCGCAGAAGTACGCAAGAAGCTCAAGGAAGCCAAGGACGCAGCTGCCTCCGAAGAGCTGATCGGGCAGTTCGGAATCGGCTTCTACTCCACGTTCATGGTCGCCGAGAAGGTGACACTGCTGACGCGTCGGGCAGGCGAGGCCACGGCAACCAAGTGGGAGTCCACCGGCGAGGGCACCTACGAGATCAGCGACGTCGAGGACGCACCTCAGGGCAGCTCGGTGACTCTGCACCTCAAGCCTGCCGACGAGGAGGACCATCTCCACGACTACGCAGACGAGCGCAAGGTCAAGGAACTCGTCAAGAAGTACTCCGACTTCATCGCCTGGCCCATCCGCATCGACGTGGAGAAGAGGGTCACGAGTCCGAAGGACGAGAACGGCGAGGGTGGCGAAGAGACCGTCACGATCGAGACGGAAACCGTCAACTCCCAGAAGGCGCTGTGGACCCGCTCCAAGGACGAAGTGTCCGAAGAGGAGTACAAGGAGTTCTACAAGCATGTGAGCCACGCCTGGGACGAGCCACTCGAGGTCATCCCATTCAAGGCCGAGGGTACCTTCGAATACCAAGCGCTGCTGTTCATTCCGTCGCAGGCACCGTTCGACCTGTTCATGCGCGAGGGCAAGACCGGCGTACATCTGTACGTCAAGCGCGTCTTCATCATGGACGACTGCGAAGAGTTGATGCCCGAGTACCTGCGTTTCGTTCGCGGTGTCGTCGACGCAGCCGATCTCTCGCTCAACGTCTCCCGCGAAATCCTGCAGCAGGACAGGCAGATTCGCGCGATCCGTCGTCGCCTCACCCGTAAGGTGCTCGCGACGATCAAGGAAATGCAGGCCGAGCAGCCCGAGAAGTACAAGACCTTCTGGTCACAGTTCGGTCGCGCGATCAAGGAAGGCCTGATCTCGGACAACGACAACCGCGAAACCCTCTTGGGCATTTCATCTTTCGCTTCCACGAACTCCGAGGACGGCGTCACGACGCTGGCAGAGTACGTCGACCGCATGAAGGACGGCCAGGAGCAGATCTACTACATGACGGGCGAATCCCGTTCGCAGATCGAAAGCTCCCCACACATGGAGGCCTTCAAAGCGCGCGGCCTCGAAGTGCTGTTGCTGACCGACTCGGTCGACGAAGTGTGGGTCGGAAACGTCCCCGACTTCGACGGCAAGGAGTTCCAGTCGATCTCCAAGGGCGAGGTCGACCTGGACACCGAGGAGGAGAAAAAGGAGGCCGAGGCCCAGCGCGAAGAGCAGGACAAGGACTTCGCCGACCTACTGACGTGGATGACCGAGACTCTCGGTGACGAGGTGAAAGAGGTTCGCCTCTCTTCACGTCTGACCACTTCACCGGCCTGTGTCGTCGGCGACGAGTTCAGCTTCTCGCCGCAACTCGAGAAGATGTACAAGGCGTCGGGACAGTTCCTTCCGCCGTCCAAGCGCATCCTCGAACTCAACCCGGTTCACGATCTGGTGACGGGTCTGAAGAAGGCGCGTGAGGATCGCAGCGAGGACCCGACCCTTGCAGAGACAGCCGAGTTGCTTTATGCGACAGCATTACTCGCTGAGGGCACCGAACTCAAGGATCCTGCCAAGTTCTCGCGCTTGCTTGCCGATCGGTTGACGCGGACGGTCTAG
- the shbA gene encoding RNA polymerase sigma factor ShbA: MSREDEAMTDVDVAELLEAQVVLAVAGDRVALGKVLELVQPRLKRYCAVRLGNLDVSADDVVQDVCLALVTAVPKYRDMGRPFMAFVFGIAAHKLADAGRRTAVRRAYSLETVTDELVSEETPEDRVLETELQSHAQALMDTLSPQHRKIILMRVVWGMTAPETGRALNMTAGAVRVAQHRALNNLRSELTNFSLLCA, encoded by the coding sequence GTGAGCAGGGAGGACGAGGCGATGACCGATGTCGACGTCGCAGAGTTGCTCGAGGCGCAGGTGGTGCTGGCGGTAGCCGGAGACCGCGTAGCGCTCGGCAAGGTGCTCGAACTGGTGCAGCCGCGCCTGAAGCGTTACTGCGCGGTACGGTTGGGCAATCTGGATGTCTCGGCCGACGACGTCGTGCAGGACGTATGCCTGGCGTTGGTGACTGCCGTTCCCAAATATCGCGACATGGGGCGGCCCTTCATGGCGTTCGTGTTCGGGATCGCGGCACACAAACTGGCCGACGCGGGTCGAAGAACAGCGGTTCGGCGGGCCTACTCGCTCGAAACGGTCACCGATGAATTGGTGTCCGAGGAAACGCCCGAGGACCGCGTTCTGGAAACCGAATTGCAGAGTCACGCGCAGGCGTTGATGGACACCCTGTCGCCGCAGCATCGAAAAATCATTCTGATGCGCGTCGTGTGGGGAATGACGGCCCCGGAGACAGGCCGCGCCCTGAATATGACCGCCGGGGCGGTTCGGGTGGCGCAGCACCGAGCGCTGAACAATCTGCGGTCGGAGTTGACCAATTTTTCTCTACTGTGCGCGTGA
- a CDS encoding alpha/beta fold hydrolase, translating into MNEQRRRSTVVTDDGTTLAVHESGRLDADLTVVFVHGHCLRMESWFDVRDELEQSWGADVRMVFYDHRGHGASGSADAESYTIDTLGRDLGAVVRAVVPTGRYVIVGHSMGGMTTMSYARQHLGEVGERLVGVGLVATASSGLAEEGLGVCLAHPLLAMFQSAVRRAPSIMGITKRMSRGVCAPIVRAAGCGSRRVRPRVVALATAMLNDTSVVTMAGFLGSLHDFDERNSLAALAVVPTFVLCGSEDLMTPIRHSHVIAALLPAARMVSIENAGHMVILERAAEVADAIRTLVVAAETAATTTGAALQIAL; encoded by the coding sequence ATGAACGAGCAGCGCAGGCGCAGCACAGTCGTCACAGACGACGGCACCACGCTGGCCGTACACGAGAGCGGACGCCTCGATGCCGACCTGACAGTGGTGTTCGTGCACGGTCACTGCCTACGGATGGAATCCTGGTTCGACGTCCGAGACGAACTCGAGCAGTCATGGGGAGCAGACGTTCGGATGGTCTTCTACGACCACCGCGGGCATGGTGCGTCCGGGTCCGCCGACGCCGAGTCCTACACGATAGACACTCTCGGCCGCGACCTCGGAGCAGTGGTACGAGCAGTGGTCCCGACCGGCAGATACGTGATCGTCGGGCACTCGATGGGCGGAATGACCACGATGTCCTACGCCCGTCAGCACCTCGGCGAAGTAGGCGAACGCCTGGTGGGCGTTGGATTGGTCGCCACCGCATCCTCGGGGTTGGCCGAGGAGGGCCTCGGCGTCTGCCTCGCACATCCGCTGCTCGCGATGTTCCAGTCCGCGGTTCGACGTGCCCCGTCGATCATGGGGATCACCAAGCGCATGAGCCGGGGGGTGTGCGCCCCCATCGTCCGGGCCGCCGGGTGCGGATCCCGCCGCGTCAGACCACGGGTCGTCGCACTGGCGACAGCGATGCTCAACGACACCTCCGTCGTCACGATGGCAGGATTCCTCGGTTCACTGCACGACTTCGACGAGAGAAACAGCCTCGCTGCCCTGGCCGTCGTACCGACCTTCGTGCTGTGTGGGTCCGAGGACTTGATGACGCCCATCCGCCACTCGCATGTCATTGCAGCCCTACTGCCCGCCGCCCGAATGGTGAGTATCGAGAACGCCGGGCACATGGTGATCCTCGAACGCGCAGCAGAAGTAGCCGACGCGATCCGTACTCTCGTCGTGGCAGCGGAGACCGCCGCAACCACTACCGGTGCCGCCCTACAGATCGCGTTGTGA
- a CDS encoding FHA domain-containing protein codes for MQYEGSDGVRHEVILSPERVRLTVGRSPQADIAFETDHEVSRLHAAIERMGTHWTLVDDGLSRNGTYLNGDRLTGRRSLRQGDTIRVGGSTLTFHDYSGLRDEATRISADLPKAKTLTDTQRAVLVALCRPYKHNATFANPSSNQQIAAEIFLSIDAVKTHLRVLFAKFGVEDLPQNQKRVRLAERALQSGGISQRDL; via the coding sequence CTGCAGTACGAAGGGTCCGACGGCGTGCGACACGAGGTGATCCTCTCGCCCGAGCGCGTCCGACTCACCGTCGGACGCTCCCCGCAGGCCGATATCGCGTTCGAAACCGATCACGAGGTCTCACGGCTTCATGCGGCCATCGAACGGATGGGAACGCACTGGACTCTCGTCGACGACGGACTGTCCAGGAACGGCACCTACCTGAACGGGGACCGGCTCACCGGCAGGAGAAGTCTGCGGCAGGGGGACACGATCCGCGTCGGTGGATCGACTCTGACCTTCCACGATTACTCCGGACTACGTGACGAGGCCACTCGCATCTCCGCGGACCTCCCCAAAGCGAAGACACTGACCGACACTCAACGTGCCGTGCTCGTCGCGTTGTGCAGGCCTTACAAACACAACGCGACGTTTGCAAACCCGTCGTCGAATCAGCAGATAGCAGCGGAAATCTTCCTGAGCATCGATGCGGTCAAGACTCACCTGCGCGTGTTGTTCGCCAAGTTCGGGGTCGAGGACTTACCGCAGAATCAGAAGCGGGTCAGGCTCGCCGAACGTGCCCTGCAGAGCGGTGGCATCTCACAACGCGATCTGTAG
- a CDS encoding ammonium transporter — MLACTALVLLMTPGLAFFYGGMVRAKSVLNMMMMSLSAIAVVWVLWLAFGYSMVFGENVIDGWIGNPLTFAGFDGLLGGVYTSAAGSISIPLVGTIPALVFAAFQAGFAMVTVALISGAVADRMRFIPWVLFAALWATFVYFPVAHWVFSIDGLVSRTGGWISNRLGAIDFAGGTAVEINAGMAGLVLALVVGNRRGWPREAMRPHNLPAVMLGAGLLWFGWFGFNAGSAFAADGVAAVALVNTLGAGAMSMAAWLVVEKIRDGRATSFGAASGAVAGLVAITPSCTAVSPIGAAGIGIVAGALCAMAIGLKYRFGYDDSLDVVGVHLVGGIVGTLMIGLLASSEMPAGVDGLLYGGGFHQLWVQFVAVIAVMSYTGTVTAVIALGLRKFMGVRADAQHEADGLDEHEHAESAYDFAVGHGGSNGPGLFGKK, encoded by the coding sequence ATGCTGGCGTGCACTGCTCTCGTTCTGTTGATGACGCCCGGTCTTGCGTTCTTCTACGGCGGGATGGTTCGCGCGAAGAGCGTTCTGAACATGATGATGATGAGCCTGTCCGCAATCGCTGTCGTCTGGGTGCTCTGGTTGGCCTTTGGATACTCGATGGTGTTCGGCGAGAATGTGATCGATGGCTGGATCGGTAACCCGCTGACCTTCGCCGGTTTCGACGGCTTGCTCGGTGGGGTCTATACCTCGGCAGCAGGTTCGATATCGATCCCGTTGGTCGGCACGATTCCTGCGCTCGTATTCGCGGCGTTTCAAGCCGGGTTCGCGATGGTTACCGTGGCGCTGATCTCCGGGGCTGTCGCGGACCGTATGCGCTTCATTCCGTGGGTCCTGTTCGCCGCACTCTGGGCTACCTTCGTGTACTTCCCGGTCGCGCACTGGGTGTTCTCCATCGACGGCCTCGTCTCCCGGACGGGTGGGTGGATATCGAACAGGCTGGGTGCAATCGACTTTGCCGGAGGCACCGCCGTCGAAATCAACGCGGGCATGGCAGGGTTGGTTCTCGCCCTCGTGGTGGGAAATCGCCGCGGATGGCCGCGAGAGGCCATGCGGCCACACAATCTCCCTGCCGTCATGCTCGGTGCGGGCCTGCTGTGGTTCGGGTGGTTCGGATTCAATGCCGGTTCGGCATTCGCCGCCGACGGTGTGGCTGCAGTAGCACTCGTCAATACTCTCGGCGCAGGTGCGATGTCGATGGCAGCGTGGCTGGTGGTGGAAAAGATTCGTGACGGACGGGCTACATCGTTCGGTGCCGCCTCCGGCGCTGTCGCGGGGCTCGTTGCCATCACGCCCTCGTGTACTGCAGTGTCCCCAATCGGTGCGGCGGGCATCGGCATCGTCGCCGGTGCGCTCTGTGCGATGGCGATCGGACTCAAATACAGGTTCGGCTACGACGATTCTCTCGACGTCGTCGGCGTGCACCTAGTCGGCGGGATCGTCGGAACCCTGATGATCGGTCTGCTCGCCAGTTCCGAGATGCCCGCGGGCGTGGACGGATTGCTGTACGGCGGCGGATTCCACCAACTGTGGGTGCAGTTCGTCGCAGTGATCGCGGTCATGTCCTATACCGGCACTGTCACCGCCGTCATCGCCCTCGGACTGCGCAAGTTCATGGGTGTCCGGGCCGATGCACAGCACGAGGCCGACGGTCTCGACGAGCATGAACATGCGGAGTCGGCATACGACTTCGCCGTCGGCCACGGCGGATCCAATGGGCCGGGTTTGTTCGGCAAGAAGTAA